A stretch of the Archangium violaceum genome encodes the following:
- the egtD gene encoding L-histidine N(alpha)-methyltransferase — MEVHVRPGDAQRALRAEVLAGLCGERNPRELSPRWLYDERGSQLFEEITRLPEYYPTRCEREILLAHAADIARASGAETLIELGSGSSEKTRLLLDAMRGTGRLTRFVPFDVSEAFLRQSAEAVANEYPGLHVHAVVGDFERHLGRLPRGGRRLVAFLGGTIGNLKPAERARFYAELAEGLAPGEGLLLGTDLLKCRRRLFEAYNDRAGVTAAFNRNVLNVLNRELGADFEPEAFEHLAPFDEENGWVEMRLISTRPQAVRLPALERYVNFAEGGVLRTEVSCKFRVEQVEAELAAAGLHLVERWTDAAGDFALSLALKR, encoded by the coding sequence ATGGAGGTGCACGTCCGGCCGGGGGATGCGCAACGGGCGCTGCGCGCGGAGGTGCTGGCCGGACTGTGCGGCGAGCGCAACCCCCGGGAGCTGTCACCCCGGTGGCTCTATGACGAGCGAGGCAGTCAGCTCTTCGAGGAGATTACGCGGCTGCCGGAGTACTACCCCACGCGGTGCGAGCGGGAGATTCTCCTGGCGCACGCGGCGGACATCGCGCGGGCGAGCGGGGCGGAGACGCTGATCGAACTGGGCAGTGGGAGCAGCGAGAAGACGCGGCTGCTGCTGGACGCGATGCGGGGGACGGGGAGGCTCACGCGCTTCGTGCCCTTCGACGTGAGCGAGGCCTTCCTGCGGCAGTCGGCGGAGGCGGTGGCGAACGAGTACCCGGGACTGCACGTGCACGCGGTGGTGGGAGACTTCGAGCGGCACCTGGGGCGGCTGCCCAGGGGAGGCCGGAGGCTGGTGGCCTTCCTGGGAGGCACCATCGGCAACCTGAAGCCGGCCGAGCGGGCGCGCTTCTACGCGGAGCTGGCGGAGGGACTGGCGCCGGGCGAGGGGCTGCTGTTGGGAACGGATCTGCTCAAGTGCCGGCGGCGGCTCTTCGAGGCGTACAACGACAGGGCGGGGGTGACGGCGGCCTTCAACCGCAACGTGCTGAACGTGCTCAACCGCGAGCTGGGGGCGGACTTCGAGCCCGAGGCCTTCGAGCACCTGGCGCCCTTCGACGAGGAGAACGGCTGGGTGGAGATGCGGCTCATCTCCACGAGGCCGCAGGCGGTGCGGCTGCCCGCGCTGGAGCGCTACGTGAACTTCGCCGAGGGCGGGGTGTTGCGCACGGAGGTGAGCTGCAAGTTCCGCGTGGAGCAGGTGGAGGCGGAGCTGGCGGCGGCGGGACTGCACCTGGTGGAGCGCTGGACGGACGCGGCCGGCGACTTCGCGCTCTCGCTGGCCCTCAAGCGCTGA
- a CDS encoding ParA family protein, with the protein MGHVGRIICISNQKGGVGKTTTAINLSASLAAAERKVLLVDMDPQGNAGSGLGLKRDQLQGTVYDALLGGRPMSELLHPTELRFLQVVPATPDLTGAEVELVNQERREYRLRDALRPLAEQYDYILIDCPPSLGLLTLNSLIAADSVLIPLQCEYYALEGLSQLNHTIDLVKQAFNPGLTMEGILLTMFDSRANIANQVVADVREFFKEQVFTSVVPRNVRLSECPSFGKPILLYDIKSKGCESYLALGREIMQREPNPPPARKVA; encoded by the coding sequence ATGGGCCACGTGGGTCGAATCATCTGTATCTCCAACCAGAAGGGCGGCGTCGGCAAGACGACCACCGCCATCAACCTCTCCGCGAGCCTCGCCGCCGCCGAGCGCAAGGTGCTCCTCGTCGACATGGACCCCCAGGGCAATGCCGGCAGCGGGCTCGGGCTCAAGCGCGACCAGCTCCAGGGCACCGTCTATGACGCCCTCCTCGGAGGGCGCCCCATGAGCGAGCTGCTCCACCCCACCGAGCTGCGCTTCCTCCAGGTGGTCCCCGCCACCCCGGACCTCACCGGCGCCGAGGTCGAGCTCGTCAACCAGGAGCGGCGCGAGTACCGCCTCCGCGACGCGCTCCGTCCGCTCGCCGAGCAGTACGACTACATCCTCATCGACTGCCCGCCGTCGCTCGGTCTGCTCACGCTCAACTCGCTCATCGCCGCGGACTCCGTCCTCATCCCGCTGCAGTGCGAGTACTACGCGCTCGAGGGCCTCTCCCAGCTCAACCACACCATCGACCTGGTGAAGCAGGCCTTCAATCCCGGCCTGACGATGGAGGGCATCCTCCTCACCATGTTCGACTCGCGCGCCAACATCGCCAACCAGGTCGTCGCGGACGTGCGCGAGTTCTTCAAGGAGCAGGTCTTCACGTCCGTCGTCCCGCGCAACGTGCGCCTGTCCGAGTGCCCGTCCTTCGGCAAGCCCATCCTGCTCTACGACATCAAGTCCAAGGGCTGTGAGAGCTACCTGGCGCTCGGCCGCGAAATCATGCAGCGCGAGCCCAACCCGCCCCCCGCTCGGAAGGTGGCGTAG
- the bacM gene encoding bactofilin BacM — protein sequence MALLGKKEEKTNVPLLGGRREDESVATRPGEVHTLLGKGSEFEGKLTFEGQVRIDGKFNGQIFTKDVLVIGDGARVQAEINAGTVIINGTVEGNVRASQLIELHAPARVKGNLESPALTMDRGVIFEGTSKMENLGKGGSTPPPPGGEGKK from the coding sequence GTGGCGCTCCTCGGCAAAAAAGAAGAGAAAACCAACGTACCGCTTCTAGGTGGCAGACGGGAGGATGAATCCGTGGCAACGCGTCCGGGTGAGGTTCACACGCTGCTCGGTAAGGGCAGTGAGTTCGAGGGGAAGCTCACCTTCGAGGGGCAGGTTCGCATCGACGGCAAGTTCAACGGGCAGATCTTCACCAAGGACGTGCTCGTCATCGGTGATGGCGCTCGCGTCCAGGCGGAGATCAACGCCGGCACCGTCATCATCAACGGCACCGTGGAGGGCAACGTGCGCGCGTCCCAGCTCATCGAGCTGCACGCCCCCGCGCGCGTGAAGGGCAACCTCGAGTCGCCCGCGCTCACCATGGATCGCGGCGTCATCTTCGAGGGCACCAGCAAGATGGAGAACCTCGGCAAGGGGGGGAGCACCCCGCCGCCTCCGGGTGGAGAGGGCAAGAAGTAG
- the egtB gene encoding ergothioneine biosynthesis protein EgtB — MRSPLEARRDTGQLEPRPWKVHAVTELSAARSRMLRMLEGLPEDALTRQHSPLMSPIVWDVAHVANYEEQWLLRALGAPALTDAAFDALYDAFRNPRATRSQLPLLSPEQALAYAARVREASLDWLQGLPEDSDAPLLRGGFVFGMVAQHEQQHLETLAATLQLMTRHVYRPAARPRPRPARTAAHELFIPGGPVRLGSDAAWAYDNERPAHTVDVPPFLLDAHPVTNGDFVVFVESGGYDDPRWWAPQGFAWIQSQGIRHPLFWEPQENGTWLRRRFGWWEPIARDEPVQHVCWYEADAYARWAGKRLPTEAEWEKAAAGSDVRPRTYPWGHTPPTASHANLGGDMWGPSAIGSYPTGQSADGVWGLLGDVWEWTSSTFTGYPGFKPYPYREYSEVFFGAEYRVLRGGAWASAPVAVRNSFRNWDYPIRRHIFAGFRCARDAR, encoded by the coding sequence ATGCGCAGCCCTCTCGAGGCCCGCCGGGACACGGGCCAGCTGGAGCCTCGTCCCTGGAAGGTTCACGCCGTCACGGAGCTGTCCGCCGCGCGCTCGCGGATGCTGCGGATGCTCGAGGGCCTGCCCGAGGACGCGCTCACCCGCCAGCACTCGCCCCTCATGTCGCCCATCGTCTGGGACGTGGCCCACGTGGCCAACTACGAGGAGCAGTGGCTGCTGCGCGCGCTCGGCGCCCCGGCGCTCACCGACGCCGCCTTCGACGCCCTCTACGACGCCTTCCGCAACCCTCGCGCCACGCGCTCGCAACTGCCGCTGCTCTCCCCCGAGCAGGCCCTGGCCTACGCCGCCCGCGTGCGCGAGGCCTCGCTCGACTGGCTGCAGGGCCTCCCCGAGGACTCGGACGCCCCCCTGCTGCGCGGCGGCTTCGTCTTCGGCATGGTGGCCCAGCACGAGCAGCAGCACCTGGAGACGCTCGCCGCCACGCTGCAACTCATGACGCGCCACGTGTACCGGCCCGCGGCGCGCCCCCGTCCCCGCCCCGCGCGCACCGCCGCGCACGAGCTCTTCATCCCCGGTGGCCCCGTGCGCCTGGGCAGCGACGCCGCCTGGGCCTACGACAACGAGCGCCCCGCGCACACCGTGGACGTGCCGCCCTTCCTCCTGGACGCGCACCCCGTCACCAACGGGGACTTCGTCGTCTTCGTCGAGTCCGGGGGCTACGACGACCCGCGCTGGTGGGCTCCCCAGGGCTTCGCGTGGATTCAGTCCCAGGGGATCCGCCACCCGCTCTTCTGGGAGCCGCAGGAGAACGGCACCTGGCTGCGGCGGCGCTTCGGGTGGTGGGAGCCCATCGCCCGCGACGAGCCCGTGCAGCACGTGTGCTGGTACGAGGCGGACGCCTATGCGCGCTGGGCCGGCAAGCGCCTGCCCACGGAGGCCGAGTGGGAGAAGGCCGCGGCGGGCTCGGACGTACGGCCTCGCACCTACCCGTGGGGCCACACACCGCCCACCGCGAGCCACGCCAACCTCGGCGGAGACATGTGGGGCCCCTCGGCCATTGGCAGCTACCCGACAGGACAAAGCGCCGACGGTGTCTGGGGCCTGCTCGGGGATGTCTGGGAATGGACCTCCAGCACTTTCACCGGGTACCCGGGGTTCAAACCCTACCCCTACCGTGAATATTCGGAGGTGTTCTTCGGGGCGGAGTACCGGGTCCTGAGAGGCGGAGCCTGGGCGAGTGCCCCCGTGGCCGTGCGCAACAGCTTCCGCAACTGGGACTACCCCATCCGGCGACACATCTTCGCCGGCTTCAGATGCGCGCGCGACGCGAGGTGA
- a CDS encoding ParB/RepB/Spo0J family partition protein, with product MVNGDKQKRALGRGLSALIPQAAPPPAAAAAAAAVVLPAEPAAPPKGSVLKLPIEAIKRDTLQPRRHFDEEKLRELTESIKAQGVLQPVLVRKDSEGYKLIAGERRWRASQLAGLHEIPAIVREVTEVEAFELALVENLQRADLNPMEEAEGYHRLVEEFGLTQDQVAQRVGKERSTVANALRLLGLPDEVKRMVAEGNLSAGHARALLGVPRIPEMTELAAQVAARKLSVRDTEKLVQQAKGSAKAGKDSATPKKPSPQVKSLVEELQRVLGTKVRLVEKGSGKGTIEVDYFSYDDLDRILKVLRKE from the coding sequence GTGGTGAATGGTGACAAGCAGAAGCGGGCGTTGGGCCGTGGCCTCTCCGCCCTCATCCCCCAGGCGGCTCCTCCTCCCGCGGCCGCCGCGGCCGCCGCGGCCGTGGTGCTCCCGGCCGAGCCCGCCGCTCCTCCCAAGGGCAGTGTCCTCAAGCTCCCCATCGAGGCCATCAAACGCGACACGCTCCAGCCGCGCCGCCACTTCGACGAGGAGAAGCTGCGCGAGCTCACCGAGTCCATCAAGGCGCAGGGCGTCCTGCAGCCGGTGCTCGTGCGCAAGGACTCCGAGGGCTACAAGCTCATCGCCGGTGAGCGTCGCTGGCGCGCCTCGCAGCTCGCCGGCCTCCATGAGATTCCCGCCATCGTCCGCGAGGTCACCGAGGTCGAGGCCTTCGAGCTCGCCCTGGTGGAGAACCTCCAGCGCGCGGACCTCAACCCCATGGAAGAGGCCGAGGGTTATCACCGGCTCGTCGAGGAGTTCGGCCTCACCCAGGACCAGGTGGCCCAGCGCGTTGGCAAGGAGCGCTCCACCGTGGCCAACGCCCTGCGGCTGCTCGGCCTGCCGGACGAGGTGAAGCGCATGGTGGCCGAGGGCAACCTCAGCGCCGGCCATGCCCGCGCGCTGCTCGGCGTGCCCCGCATCCCGGAGATGACGGAGCTGGCCGCCCAGGTCGCCGCCCGCAAGCTCAGCGTGCGTGACACCGAGAAGCTCGTCCAGCAGGCCAAGGGCAGCGCCAAGGCGGGCAAGGACTCCGCCACCCCGAAGAAGCCGAGCCCCCAGGTGAAGTCCCTGGTAGAGGAGCTCCAGCGGGTGCTCGGTACGAAAGTGCGCCTGGTGGAGAAGGGCAGCGGAAAAGGGACCATCGAGGTCGATTACTTCTCGTACGATGACCTCGACCGCATCCTGAAGGTACTCAGGAAGGAGTAG